A genomic stretch from Ciona intestinalis unplaced genomic scaffold, KH HT000023.2, whole genome shotgun sequence includes:
- the LOC100175750 gene encoding DNA helicase MCM9, giving the protein MSREPFALVHCYVTEHHTPDVIRILLEQEDNAHYSVTIDGCRLLESHEVLGEVLLLNSNKMLEILDNVLLLLMRDITMTHSLKSHMSIKRNIHARFVKLPRCLELCRDRIPKSNDIGNFLAVQGTVIRTSTTKILECKKEYMCCKCNNVFTLDAEFQLHYTIPTPTKCPVDKDCNSKKFVLIGDASLACPSRCIDYQEVKVQEQIRKLSMGTIPRSITVALENDLVDCCKAGDDVVVFGAVSCRWQGLNLNKPCELELVIKANNVCVCNNEASVGDVQNEYDDEFQCFWAAYVDTPMTARNIVLESVCPQVYGLYVVKLAVALILAGGVARTDASGSRVRGECHLLLVGDPGTGKSQFLKYASRITRRSVLTTGIGSSTAGLTVSAVRDGAHWMLEAGALVLADGGICCVDEFAGIKEHDRSAIHEAMEQQTISVAKAGLVCKLNTRTSILAATNPKLGKYDECVSVETNIAMASPLLSRFDLILVLLDSKNISWDDVVADYLLNKTNVKQTRSKVWSLQQMQAYFTTIRQLTPTLTHEADLVLKNYYQAHRKSNSRNAARTTLRLLESLIRLAEAHAKIMFRSQVLIQDAVAAITVMESSMQGASLLTTGSILHSCFPQNAEEEYLKHSRLVLDKLELGHLLHAPPPHNTHAEHFATFPNISCSAIPTKHENNLNKILNLPPTPNKVITSTQTMDPMTPKHDSPNKSENIFNIQQFNEDDFIFTFEDEPKVVSTTSNSTSPARKVSKLSLPFTLDESVVEDIYDEDGTKLFKF; this is encoded by the coding sequence ATGTCACGCGAGCCGTTTGCATTagttcattgttacgtcacagagcaTCATACGCCAGATGTTATTCGAATATTACTAGAACAAGAAGACAATGCCCATTATTCCGTCACAATCGACGGATGTCGCTTGCTGGAATCGCATGAGGTTTTGGGAGAAGTTTTGCTTCTCAACTCAAACAAAATGTTGGAAATATTAGACAAtgtgttgttattgttaatgcgtgacatcacaatgactCATTCATTGAAGAGCCACATGTCAATCAAACGTAACATCCACGCCAGGTTTGTGAAACTCCCAAGGTGTCTTGAGTTGTGCCGAGATCGGATCCCAAAATCGAACGACATCGGGAACTTCTTGGCTGTGCAGGGTACAGTGATACGGACGAGCACCACAAAGATATTGGAGTGCAAGAAGGAATATATGTGTTGTAAATGTAACAATGTATTCACACTGGATGCTGAGTTCCAACTACATTACACAATACCGACACCAACTAAGTGCCCGGTGGATAAGGATTGTAATTCCAAGAAGTTTGTGTTGATCGGAGATGCAAGTCTCGCGTGCCCGTCGAGGTGTATCGACTACCAAGAGGTGAAAGTTCAAGAACAAATCCGTAAACTTTCGATGGGCACGATACCTCGCTCGATCACGGTGGCGCTAGAGAACGACCTTGTTGATTGTTGCAAGGCTGGTGATGACGTGGTTGTGTTCGGTGCTGTGTCTTGTAGATGGCAgggattaaatttaaacaaaccgtGTGAGTTGGAGTTGGTGATCAAAGCTAATAACGTTTGTGTTTGCAACAACGAGGCATCGGTGGGCGACGTACAGAACGAATATGACGATGAATTTCAATGTTTCTGGGCAGCATATGTAGACACACCAATGACTGCAAGGAATATTGTGTTGGAGTCCGTGTGTCCACAGGTTTATGGCTTGTACGTGGTTAAACTAGCGGTGGCATTGATATTAGCGGGGGGTGTCGCTCGTACAGATGCTTCGGGGTCAAGAGTTCGTGGGGAATGTCATTTATTGTTGGTGGGGGATCCCGGGACGGGAAAATCCCAATTCTTAAAGTATGCGTCGAGAATCACGAGAAGGTCGGTGCTCACGACAGGAATCGGGTCAAGTACGGCTGGGTTGACCGTGAGTGCTGTGCGCGATGGTGCGCACTGGATGTTGGAGGCGGGTGCCCTGGTGTTGGCTGATGGAGGAATATGTTGCGTGGATGAGTTTGCCGGGATCAAGGAACACGATAGATCGGCGATACATGAAGCTATGGAACAACAAACCATCAGTGTGGCTAAAGCTGGCTTGGTTTGTAAGTTAAACACGAGGACAAGTATATTGGCCGCAACCAACCCAAAGCTTGGTAAATATGATGAATGTGTTTCAGTTGAAACCAACATAGCGATGGCGAGCCCATTGTTGAGTAGGTTTGATTTGATTCTTGTTTTGTTGGACTCCAAGAACATTAGTTGGGACGATGTGGTAGCAGATTATCTGTTGAATAAAACTAACGTGAAACAAACAAGATCAAAAGTGTGGTCACTACAACAAATGCAGGCTTACTTTACGACAATACGTCAACTCACCCCAACTTTAACTCACGAAGCTGATCTTGTGTTAAAGAATTATTACCAAGCTCATCGTAAATCAAACTCTCGTAATGCTGCACGAACGACGCTTCGATTGTTGGAAAGTTTGATCCGTCTCGCTGAAGCTCACGCGAAGATTATGTTTCGAAGCCAAGTTTTGATCCAGGACGCGGTGGCCGCGATCACGGTGATGGAGTCGTCCATGCAGGGTGCGTCGCTACTGACCACCGGAAGCATCCTACATTCATGTTTCCCACAAAACGCAGAggaagaatatttaaaacattcaaGGTTGGTTCTTGATAAACTTGAATTGGGGCATTTACTACACGCCCCCCCACCCCACAACACACACGCCGAACACTTTGCTACTTTCCCCAATATCTCATGCTCAGCCATCCCTACTAAACATGAAAATAACTTGAACAAAATACTAAACTTGCCCCCCACCCCCAACAAAGTCATCACATCCACACAAACCATGGACCCAATGACACCAAAACACGACTCACCGAAtaaatctgaaaatattttcaacattCAACAATTTAACGAggatgattttatttttacttttgagGATGAACCTAAAGTAGTTTCCACAACTAGTAACTCAACTTCACCAGCAAGAAAAGTTTCCAAACTTAGTCTTCCATTTACTTTGGATGAATCTGTTGTTGAAGACATTTACGACGAGGACGGgacaaagttgtttaaattttaa
- the LOC100186105 gene encoding hillarin: MGCGSSKVNEQQLPKIVVTPDVKRKYVGGGAILPQPPILPETILPHPVPPTTTKNEVLAGIGGKLTSLDKHADKTSIKEASNNVDDFTSGIFSEFNNRIVNGEVPKLPTIHEKGGLSSISKPSAVDKNAMLERLLRQQEAEEKMRTLDKDRQQNNLQDKLMERMKRKKSQQVVNNVTTVDSGDPIMNSGDLSLNLGLDQAPKPQAPVTKKEALYMKENISLFRDLETYAVNMERVDSTLFTFNKLMTDLLIEQLTDLEKVRILFHWITSQDLNAIKFPSEIPDDTPLGYLHSIKQDTKTYAALFLRLCRAAGIHCKQISGYLKGVGYQPDYKFRGKDDPFRGSWNGVLVDGQWRLIDTHWGARHVTEDDEIASNNWRTEYKYEEHYFLTDPDQLIATHFPDEPEWQLLPKVYSLTDFESTAKLWPLFYKLKLSLLSHGGGVVSTDNRGFVRIKLGVPSFARSEAKFKVELRTRNRQKEINGISLQQYIFHYSLANEEVVEAYVPTPGTFLLKIFGLSKKYSEDNLFTNCCLYQINCDVVKRGNYDVTPPFPKVTSYYGPGLLSQQCGIETLSHNGPIVDCDVSGVAEVVVRLPSNGDVTFTQDLHDATSANPLPDHSFHSIHVNGGWCEVTFLALPPSNGCYTLTLYISTNNDGKYSSFCHYLVNSKVARGEVFPAVPNCRVGDIGASLVGMKLVSSCPADIKDVTSGFVSNLIHGDLTITFNHAEPLLIIANLSTTNDETSEVLIETSGFSSTLVVRPPIKWNQNFVLLKVYAARIDKTQNIPSVFNVLMKFEKDSITPTPLHHPPTHIWGPNPMFHQLGVKAVTYDNTSPYLPTYPLNSPRRLYNGGKDMTINLTLVQPLQLRSKLMKLNGNPQPCEDMSFVRTSQQSNAHICTRFSEPGDYSLVVYGANMADDGQQLSPILYTFISATTSSSCIQAYPSSQGMWVRSVCHLTSPMVGTIMRGEEHPVCFKIGGWRDGVVMSYPVVMMLVDGQHEVEPDVHNDIEYEYKYHPSPADKVVGIVVKVDETSQSMSYVLQFKIA, translated from the exons ATGGGTTGTGGAAGCAGCAAAGTTAACGAACAGCAACTACCAAAG ATTGTTGTCACCCCAGATGTTAAGAGGAAATATGTGGGTGGgggtgccatcttaccccaaccaccAATCCTACCtgaaaccatcttaccccaccccgtTCCACCAACCACAACGAAAAACGAGGTTCTTGCCGGGATTGGAGGCAAACTGACGTCATTGGACAAACATGCTGACAAA ACGTCAATAAAGGAAGCTTCCAATAATGTTGATGATTTCACATCCGGGATCTTCAGTGAGTTTAATAACAGGATCGTAAACGGGGAAGTACCCAAGTTGCCGACCATTCACGAGAAAG gaGGATTGTCAAGCATCTCGAAGCCGAGCGCTGTCGATAAGAACGCGATGTTGGAACGATTGTTACGTCAGCAAGAGGC CGAGGAAAAGATGCGAACGTTAGATAAAGATCGACAACAAAACAATCTTCAGGATAAACTAATGGAAAGAatgaaaagaaagaaaagtCAACAAGTGGTAAACAATGTAACAACGGTGGACTCTGGTGACCCCATCATGAACTCTGGTGACCTTTCGTTGAACCTTGGTTTAGACCAAGCACCCAAGCCGCAAGCTCCGGTTACGAAGAAAGAAGCTTTGTATAT GAAGGAAAATATTTCGTTGTTCCGAGATTTGGAAACATACGCCGTGAACATGGAAAGGGTCGATTCTACTTTGTTTACATTCAATAAGTTGATGACGGATTTATTGATTGAGCAGTTGACCGACTTGGAAAAG GTCCGAATACTTTTTCATTGGATAACTTCTCAAGATTTAAACGCAATCAAGTTTCCTTCAGAGATTCCTGACGACACCCCACTCGGGTATTTACATTCAATCAAACAAGATACGAAGACATACGCGGCTCTATTCCTCCGGTTGTGCAG aGCTGCTGGGATTCATTGCAAACAGATAAGCGGTTACTTGAAGGGGGTTGGGTATCAACCTGATTATAAGTTTCGTGGGAAAGATGATCCGTTCAGGGGAAGTTGGAACGGTGTGTTGGTTGATGGACAGTGGCGGTTGATTGACACGCATTGGGGTGCTCGGCATGTTACAG AAGACGACGAAATTGCCTCAAATAACTGGAGGACTGAATATAAATACGAGGAACATTATTTTCTAACTGACCCGGATCAACTCATCGCCACCCATTTTCCTGACGAGCCAGAATGGCAACTTTTGCCCAAAGTTTATTCGTTAACAGATTTTGAG TCTACTGCCAAGTTGTGGCCACTATTTTACAAACTGAAACTTAGTCTTCTGTCGCACGGTGGCGGTGTGGTGTCGACCGACAATCGGGGATTTGTTCGAATTAAACTCGGTGTTCCAAGCTTTGCTCGAAGTGAAGCCAAGTTTAAGGTTGAGTTGCGAACAAGGAATCGACAAAAGGAAATCAACGGAATATCTctgcaacaatatatattccATTACAGCCTCGCAAACGAAGAG GTTGTTGAAGCATACGTTCCAACTCCTGGGACTTTTCTgctcaaaatatttggattgTCCAAGAAATACAGCGAAGATAATCTTTTTActaattgttgtttataccAGATTAATTGTGACGTAGTTAAACGtggtaattatgacgtcacaccaccTTTTCCTAAGGTTACGTCATATTATGGGCCGGGTTTGCTGAGTCAGCAGTGTGGTATCGAAACGCTGAGTCATAATGGTCCTATtgttgattgtgacgtcagtggTGTAGCGGAAGTGGTGGTACGACTGCCCTCTAACGGCGATGTGACGTTTACCCAAGATCTTCACGATGCAACATCAGCAAACCCCCTCCCAGACCATTCGTTTCATTCAATTCATGTTAATGGGGGGTGGTGTGAAGTCACATTTCTTGCACTACCGCCCTCTAATGGTTGTTACACACTCACTTTATATATCAGCACGAACAACGACGGGAAGTATTCTTCATTCTGTCATTACCTTGTCAATTCCAAAGTAGCTCGTGGAGAAGTTTTCCCTGCGGTCCCAAACTGTAGGGTCGGCGACATTGGGGCATCATTGGTTGGTATGAAGCTCGTATCATCTTGCCCCGCGGATATCAAGGACGTAACGAGTGGTTTCGTGTCCAACCTGATCCATGGTGACCTCACAATCACGTTCAACCACGCAGAACCATTGTTGATTATAGCGAACCTTTCAACAACGAACGACGAGACATCGGAAGTGTTGATTGAAACCTCGGGGTTCTCGTCAACGTTGGTTGTTCGCCCGCCAATAAAGTGGAaccaaaactttgttttgttaaaagtttacGCGGCAAGAATCGACAAAACACAGAATATTCCATCAGTTTTCAACGTTTTGATGAAGTTTGAGAAAGATTCGATAACACCGACCCCCCTACACCACCCACCCACCCACATATGGGGGCCAAACCCAATGTTTCATCAACTCGGTGTAAAAGCTGTAACTTACGATAATACTTCCCCATACCTACCCACTTACCCACTCAATTCACCACGTAGGTTGTACAATGGTGGGAAAGATATGACGATCAATCTAACCCTTGTTCAACCCCTTCAACTACGATCGAAACTCATGAAGTTGAACGGTAATCCACAACCATGTGAGGATATGTCATTCGTGCGAACGTCACAACAATCCAACGCACATATCTGCACGAGGTTCAGTGAACCCGGGGATTATTCGCTGGTCGTGTACGGAGCAAACATGGCTGACGACGGGCAACAGTTGTCACCGATATTATACACCTTCATATCGGCCACAACGTCGAGCTCATGTATCCAAGCTTACCCTTCATCGCAGGGAATGTGGGTGAGGAGTGtgtgccatcttacctcacctATGGTTGGTACGATTATGAGGGGTGAGGAACATCCGGTTTGTTTCAAGATCGGGGGTTGGAGGGACggagttgtgatgtcatatccTGTTGTCATGATGTTGGTCGACGGGCAGCATGAGGTTGAACCGGACGTACATAACGACATCGAGTACGAATATAAATATCATCCGAGTCCGGCCGATAAAGTGGTTGGCATCGTTGTGAAAGTCGATGAAACTTCACAGTCGATGTCGTACGTCTTGCAGTTCAAGATCGCTTGA